From the genome of Papaver somniferum cultivar HN1 chromosome 2, ASM357369v1, whole genome shotgun sequence, one region includes:
- the LOC113351218 gene encoding ribosomal L1 domain-containing protein CG13096-like, with amino-acid sequence MNELMKSRDEVQGEINRRASEIAERQIEEEEKKRRAYEETESLFAAWLPKHYESGTESDSEADSSEGYEYHVEEEGEPKVEEKLVLIHPRTAQEKYSIDSDENLHDASNDDEEDDEIDEEDSSSGDSDTSPASSGSSCSERYSEDED; translated from the exons ATGAATGAGTTAATGAAATCGAGGGATGAAGTTCAGGGGGAGATAAATAGACGTGCAAGTGAGATTGCTGAGCGTCAGATAGAAGAGGAGGAAAAGAAGAGGAGAGCATATGAAGAGACTGAATCGTTGTTTGCTGCTTGGTTACCGAAGCATTATGAGAG TGGAACTGAGAGTGATTCCGAAGCGGATTCTTCAGAAGGGTACGAGTATCATGTGGAAGAG GAAGGAGAACCCAAGGTTGAAGAGAAGCTTGTTTTGATACATCCACGAACTGCTCAAGAAAAATATTCCATTGACTCCGATGAGAATCTCCATGATGCTtccaatgatgatgaagaagatgatgaaattgatgaggAGGACTCGTCTTCTGGAGATAGTGATACTTCTCCAGCTTCATCGGGCAGCAGTTGCAGTGAACGTTATTCGGAGGACGAGGATTGA